Proteins encoded together in one Anoxybacillus flavithermus window:
- a CDS encoding TerC family protein, producing the protein MDVSLLLEYGWVLLVLIGLEGILAADNAVVMAVMVKHLPEKQQKRALFYGLAGAFILRFAALFVISYLVNIWQIQALGALYLMFIAVHHFINKNRDGSHKEGKKQSGFWMTVLKVEIADLAFAIDSILAAVALAMTLPDTNLPPIGGLDGGKFLVIFAGGLIGVIIMRFAANAFVKLLHKRPSLESAAFLIVGWVGVKLAVYTLAHPSLAVVPEHFAHSALWKAIFWIVLLAIAAGGWFFSGKETKQQKEAIQTLKKAQNE; encoded by the coding sequence ATGGATGTATCATTGTTGTTAGAGTATGGTTGGGTGCTTCTCGTTTTAATCGGATTGGAGGGCATTTTAGCGGCCGATAACGCTGTCGTCATGGCGGTGATGGTCAAACATTTGCCAGAAAAACAACAAAAACGGGCGCTCTTCTACGGGCTTGCCGGGGCGTTTATTCTTCGCTTCGCTGCGCTTTTCGTCATTTCGTATTTAGTGAATATTTGGCAAATTCAAGCGCTCGGCGCGTTGTATTTAATGTTTATTGCCGTACATCATTTTATAAACAAAAATCGAGACGGTTCGCATAAAGAAGGGAAAAAGCAATCTGGTTTTTGGATGACTGTACTGAAAGTGGAGATCGCTGACTTAGCGTTTGCGATCGATTCGATTTTAGCAGCGGTCGCTTTAGCGATGACGTTGCCAGATACGAACTTACCGCCTATTGGAGGCCTGGACGGCGGAAAGTTTTTAGTCATCTTCGCTGGTGGATTGATTGGTGTCATTATTATGCGTTTTGCGGCAAATGCGTTCGTGAAATTGTTGCATAAACGCCCAAGCCTAGAATCGGCCGCATTTTTAATCGTCGGCTGGGTCGGTGTGAAGTTGGCAGTATATACGCTTGCGCATCCGAGCTTAGCTGTCGTTCCTGAACATTTCGCGCATTCGGCGTTATGGAAAGCGATTTTCTGGATCGTTCTTTTAGCGATTGCTGCTGGCGGCTGGTTTTTCTCCGGAAAAGAAACGAAACAACAGAAAGAAGCGATTCAAACGTTGAAAAAAGCGCAAAACGAATAA
- a CDS encoding amino acid permease gives MSLFRKKSIDALMSESGKSGAALKKELGAFDLTMLGIGAIIGTGIFVLTGVAAAEHAGPALVLSFILSGLACVFAALCYAEFASSVPVSGSAYTYSYATFGEIIAWMLGWDLILEYGVAASAVAAGWSGYFQGLLAGFGIELPHALTSAYDPSKGTFIDVPAIVIVLLITFLLTQGVRKSARFNAVMVVIKVAVILLFIAVGVWYVKPENWTPFMPFGFSGVAAGAATVFFAYLGFDAVSTAAEEVRNPQRNMPIGIIASLAVCTLLYIAVSLILTGIVPYDQLGVKNPVAFALNYINQDWVAGFISLGAITGITTVLLVMLYAQTRLFYAISRDGLLPSLFAKVSERKQVPLVNSWVTGIAVSIFAGVIPLNKLAHLTNIGTLFAFTTVAIGILVLRKTEPNLKRSFMVPFVPIIPLLAVAFCTYLALQLPAMTWLSFGGWLAIGLVIYFLYGRKHSKLNEVHAEQKQVS, from the coding sequence ATGAGTTTGTTCAGGAAAAAGTCGATTGACGCGCTCATGAGCGAGTCAGGAAAAAGCGGCGCTGCACTAAAAAAAGAATTAGGCGCCTTTGATTTGACGATGCTTGGCATCGGAGCGATTATCGGGACGGGCATTTTCGTCTTGACGGGCGTAGCGGCGGCAGAGCATGCGGGACCAGCGCTTGTTCTTTCGTTTATTTTATCTGGATTAGCGTGCGTATTTGCGGCGCTCTGTTATGCGGAATTTGCATCGAGCGTGCCCGTATCGGGAAGCGCGTATACGTACAGCTATGCGACGTTTGGTGAGATCATCGCATGGATGCTTGGCTGGGATTTAATTTTAGAATACGGTGTGGCTGCATCGGCGGTAGCGGCCGGATGGTCGGGCTATTTCCAAGGGTTGCTTGCCGGTTTTGGCATTGAGCTTCCGCATGCCCTCACAAGCGCATACGATCCATCCAAAGGAACGTTTATTGATGTGCCAGCCATCGTTATTGTTTTACTTATTACGTTTTTATTGACGCAAGGTGTGAGAAAATCAGCGCGCTTTAATGCGGTGATGGTCGTCATTAAAGTGGCAGTCATTTTATTGTTTATTGCGGTTGGCGTATGGTATGTGAAGCCAGAAAACTGGACGCCGTTTATGCCGTTTGGCTTTTCTGGTGTTGCGGCAGGAGCGGCGACGGTGTTTTTCGCATATTTAGGGTTTGATGCGGTATCGACAGCGGCAGAGGAAGTGCGCAATCCGCAGCGCAACATGCCGATCGGTATTATCGCTTCGCTTGCTGTTTGTACGTTGTTGTATATTGCGGTGTCGCTCATTTTAACAGGAATTGTACCGTACGATCAATTAGGTGTGAAAAATCCAGTTGCTTTCGCGTTAAATTACATTAACCAAGATTGGGTTGCTGGATTTATTTCGCTCGGTGCGATTACAGGCATTACGACGGTGCTTCTTGTCATGCTTTATGCACAAACGCGCCTCTTTTATGCGATTAGCCGCGACGGCTTGCTTCCGTCATTGTTTGCGAAAGTGAGCGAACGGAAACAAGTGCCCCTTGTCAATTCATGGGTAACAGGTATTGCTGTTTCCATTTTTGCCGGTGTTATTCCGTTAAATAAATTAGCGCATTTAACAAATATCGGAACGTTGTTTGCATTTACGACTGTTGCGATCGGCATTTTAGTGTTGCGAAAAACAGAGCCGAACTTAAAACGAAGCTTTATGGTGCCGTTTGTACCGATCATTCCGCTTCTTGCGGTCGCGTTTTGTACGTATTTAGCCCTTCAGCTTCCTGCCATGACGTGGCTTAGCTTTGGCGGTTGGCTCGCGATTGGTCTCGTCATTTACTTTTTGTATGGTCGCAAGCACAGCAAGCTAAACGAGGTGCATGCGGAACAAAAACAAGTAAGTTGA
- a CDS encoding sensor histidine kinase: MTYINEHVLNNLFYMLVSIFFFYFLYDHVRFFQRKKAHQRLLLIACSSVPIILCMKYPIYIAPDCVHDLRQVPFLLGTFYGGWTVSFPLLLILLLARWVMYGYQFITVAVYVMMFVFGSLFSPIFQRLSRKQRLFASGVVTFILAIVATILAIVISDFQVTESYIIHFILVPPFAVSFVVLIVETLREALLVRSEAIKLEKMEVVSQLAASISHEIRNPLTVVKGFLQLMKSKDILAETREQYINIALEELNRACAIIDDYLTFAKPFPEKMEPLDVHHELTKVIDMLRPLANMSGVDIVSTLMPAKVSGNAQYFRQCFLNIIKNGIEAIQHGGAVYVHMHVDERTVTIVVRDEGAGMTKEEIARFGEPYFSMKQKGTGLGAMVAVRIIEMMNGTWTIKSKVGSGTTMTVTLPLLLEK; the protein is encoded by the coding sequence ATGACATATATAAATGAGCACGTGTTAAACAATTTATTTTACATGCTAGTGAGCATTTTTTTCTTTTATTTTTTATACGATCACGTTCGGTTTTTCCAGAGAAAAAAGGCGCATCAACGATTGTTGCTTATCGCATGTTCAAGCGTTCCGATCATTTTATGTATGAAATATCCGATTTACATCGCCCCTGATTGCGTGCACGATTTGCGGCAAGTTCCGTTTTTACTTGGCACGTTTTACGGCGGATGGACGGTCAGTTTTCCCCTCTTGCTTATTTTGCTGCTCGCGCGCTGGGTGATGTACGGCTATCAATTCATTACCGTCGCTGTTTATGTCATGATGTTCGTTTTCGGTAGTTTGTTTTCTCCTATTTTCCAACGGCTGTCGAGAAAACAACGATTATTCGCTTCGGGGGTGGTGACGTTTATATTAGCGATTGTTGCTACGATTTTGGCGATCGTCATTTCTGATTTTCAAGTGACAGAGTCGTACATCATTCACTTTATTCTCGTTCCTCCTTTTGCCGTATCGTTCGTTGTGCTTATCGTTGAAACGTTGCGTGAAGCGTTGCTCGTTCGCTCGGAAGCGATTAAGCTTGAAAAAATGGAAGTCGTCAGCCAGCTTGCCGCAAGCATTTCTCATGAAATACGCAATCCGTTAACCGTCGTCAAAGGATTTTTGCAGCTCATGAAATCAAAAGACATATTAGCGGAAACGAGAGAACAATATATCAATATCGCCCTTGAAGAATTAAACCGCGCCTGCGCCATTATTGACGATTATTTAACGTTTGCGAAGCCGTTTCCAGAAAAAATGGAGCCGCTTGACGTGCATCATGAGTTAACGAAAGTCATTGACATGTTGCGTCCGTTAGCGAACATGTCGGGGGTAGACATCGTGTCAACGCTCATGCCTGCGAAAGTAAGTGGCAACGCCCAATATTTTCGGCAATGTTTTTTAAATATAATAAAAAATGGAATAGAAGCGATACAGCATGGCGGTGCGGTATATGTCCATATGCACGTCGATGAACGAACGGTGACGATCGTTGTGCGCGATGAAGGAGCCGGCATGACGAAAGAGGAAATCGCGCGCTTCGGAGAACCGTATTTCAGCATGAAACAAAAAGGGACAGGTCTTGGGGCGATGGTGGCAGTTCGCATCATTGAAATGATGAACGGCACGTGGACGATAAAAAGCAAAGTCGGATCCGGAACGACGATGACGGTGACGCTTCCTTTGTTATTAGAAAAATAA
- a CDS encoding IS1634 family transposase: protein MDVQIRAIYESSYLNIISALFKDLDLPQLIDRLVPVDPQCQTRASDIVKLIVLDILSGRQALVHLEQWAHDIDLPKLIRPGLEPSWFNDDAIARHLDRLYEANIHQVLSSCLVQIYKKEGLSLRVFHADTTDKTVYGAYESASPDALQITHGYNRHHRWQKQIGFGLIGNEDGIPFYGDVHDGNLPDKTWNPEVLSRVQKQLKQAKIEDEWIYVADSAAMTKDTLAQTKAANAFLITRGPSSLRIVKTALAKADAQDTPWSDPFSLAEKNGATYRVWETTSTYEGHSVRLIVVESSALDQRKGKTLEKERNQEAELLRQKQTQWESRLFSCREDAEQALASLKASLRLRFHRVEASVEAIVRPKKRRGRPKKGAEPDMETLYALRLNVEFDQDAWEQARRKASRFVLVTTVPEEWKGQPMDAKEILKLYKGQISVEMNFSFLKDPFFTDEIYVKKPERVAVLGYLFLLALAIYRVFQRRVRQFITPEHPLKGAGGRKLTRPTGQAIFQLFWYVRVVLLELPDGRIQRALGQPLTYEQRRILQGLGMDESIYV, encoded by the coding sequence ATGGACGTTCAAATTCGGGCCATTTATGAAAGTTCTTATTTGAATATAATAAGCGCCCTGTTCAAAGATCTTGACCTTCCTCAGTTGATTGATCGTCTCGTTCCCGTGGATCCGCAATGCCAAACTCGAGCCAGCGATATCGTCAAACTAATCGTTCTGGATATCTTGAGCGGCCGGCAAGCGCTCGTTCATTTGGAACAATGGGCGCATGACATCGATTTGCCGAAGCTGATTCGGCCAGGGCTGGAGCCGTCTTGGTTCAACGACGATGCCATCGCGCGTCATTTGGATCGCCTGTATGAGGCGAATATCCATCAAGTCCTTTCGTCTTGCCTCGTGCAGATCTACAAGAAAGAAGGCCTCTCTCTTCGCGTCTTCCACGCCGATACGACGGACAAGACCGTTTATGGCGCGTATGAATCGGCCTCGCCGGATGCCTTGCAGATTACGCATGGCTACAACCGGCATCATCGTTGGCAAAAGCAGATCGGATTTGGGCTGATTGGCAACGAGGATGGCATCCCGTTTTATGGCGATGTACACGACGGCAACCTGCCGGATAAGACGTGGAATCCCGAGGTGTTGTCCCGTGTGCAGAAACAGCTGAAGCAGGCGAAGATCGAAGATGAATGGATTTATGTTGCCGATTCTGCCGCCATGACGAAAGACACACTGGCGCAAACGAAGGCCGCCAACGCCTTTTTGATCACAAGAGGCCCTTCTTCGCTCCGGATCGTCAAAACCGCGCTGGCTAAAGCTGATGCCCAAGACACGCCGTGGAGCGATCCGTTCTCCTTAGCGGAGAAAAACGGAGCCACCTACCGGGTGTGGGAAACGACATCGACGTACGAAGGTCATTCGGTCCGGTTGATCGTCGTTGAATCCAGCGCGCTCGACCAACGAAAAGGAAAGACGCTCGAAAAAGAGCGAAACCAAGAAGCAGAGCTTCTTCGGCAGAAACAAACCCAGTGGGAAAGCCGTCTGTTTTCGTGCCGGGAAGACGCCGAACAAGCCCTAGCGTCTCTAAAGGCGTCCCTTCGTCTCCGGTTCCATCGCGTCGAGGCGTCGGTCGAAGCGATCGTGCGTCCGAAAAAACGGCGCGGACGTCCGAAAAAAGGGGCGGAACCGGACATGGAAACGCTGTACGCCCTTCGCTTGAACGTGGAATTCGACCAAGATGCGTGGGAACAGGCGAGACGGAAAGCGTCCCGGTTTGTCCTTGTCACGACCGTTCCGGAGGAATGGAAAGGTCAACCGATGGATGCGAAAGAGATCTTGAAGTTGTATAAAGGCCAAATCTCGGTGGAAATGAACTTCTCTTTCTTGAAAGACCCGTTCTTTACGGATGAGATTTACGTAAAAAAACCGGAACGGGTCGCGGTATTGGGCTATTTGTTTCTGTTGGCCTTGGCGATTTACCGCGTCTTCCAGCGCCGGGTGCGTCAGTTCATCACCCCGGAACACCCATTAAAGGGCGCGGGAGGCCGGAAACTGACCCGACCGACCGGACAAGCGATTTTTCAATTGTTTTGGTATGTCAGAGTCGTCCTGTTGGAACTGCCGGATGGACGAATTCAACGCGCGTTAGGTCAACCGCTCACGTACGAGCAGCGAAGGATTCTGCAAGGATTAGGGATGGACGAGAGCATTTACGTCTAA